The following coding sequences lie in one Streptomyces xiamenensis genomic window:
- a CDS encoding serine/threonine-protein kinase — protein MIPERIGRYVVVRELGTGGMGEVFLAYSPAGAPVAVKLIRGDRLDPHARQRFEREALIARTVSGTDRVARFLDADPYADRPWMAMEYVPGGTLLEGVDEHGPLPPALVASAGALLAEGLSAVHAVGLLHRDLKPQNVIMGEGGPSIIDFGLGAITEAGHATLTRSGVVIGTIRCMPPEQALGEGDPSPAGDVYGLGTVLLYAASGHYPYDGNGWEAVHRKVVLRETAPDLSGLPAGPLHDLLAAMLAHDPHARPGLEEVGEICATLLRDAGLSPALGRRALITRTFRPAETAPEERMTPSIEERLRRLEEQFGARLDEDALDAVGAPRSGDADAPAEPGASSGAHGSGSHRSRAADGPGEPGAPAASGRSPEQAAQPGPAAGTTHPETDDSTTATGARQLTGGGHKARLPASRRVADELRAAYATGPQL, from the coding sequence ATGATCCCGGAGCGAATCGGGCGTTATGTGGTGGTACGGGAGCTCGGTACCGGGGGCATGGGGGAGGTATTTCTCGCCTATTCGCCCGCCGGGGCACCCGTCGCCGTCAAACTGATCCGCGGGGACCGGCTCGATCCGCACGCCCGGCAGCGCTTCGAGCGGGAAGCGCTCATCGCCCGGACCGTCAGCGGCACCGACCGGGTCGCCCGCTTCCTCGACGCCGACCCGTACGCGGACCGTCCCTGGATGGCCATGGAGTACGTGCCCGGCGGCACGCTGCTGGAGGGTGTCGACGAGCACGGCCCGCTGCCGCCCGCGCTGGTGGCCAGCGCCGGTGCTCTCCTCGCCGAAGGGCTGTCCGCCGTCCACGCCGTGGGCCTGCTGCACCGTGACCTCAAGCCGCAGAACGTCATCATGGGCGAGGGCGGCCCCAGCATCATCGACTTCGGTCTGGGCGCCATCACCGAGGCCGGCCACGCCACGCTCACCCGATCCGGCGTGGTCATCGGCACCATCCGCTGCATGCCGCCCGAACAAGCGCTGGGCGAAGGCGATCCGAGCCCGGCGGGCGACGTGTACGGGCTCGGCACGGTGCTGCTGTACGCGGCGAGCGGCCACTACCCGTACGACGGGAACGGCTGGGAGGCCGTGCACCGAAAGGTCGTCCTGCGGGAGACCGCCCCGGACCTGAGCGGACTGCCGGCCGGTCCGCTGCACGACCTGCTGGCGGCCATGCTGGCGCACGACCCGCACGCGCGGCCCGGGCTGGAGGAGGTGGGGGAGATCTGCGCCACGCTGCTGCGGGATGCCGGACTGAGCCCGGCCCTGGGGCGCCGCGCCCTGATCACGCGTACGTTCCGCCCGGCGGAGACAGCGCCCGAGGAGAGAATGACCCCGTCGATCGAGGAGCGACTGCGGCGGCTGGAGGAGCAGTTCGGGGCCAGGCTCGACGAGGACGCCCTGGACGCGGTCGGCGCCCCACGGTCCGGTGACGCGGACGCGCCGGCGGAACCCGGCGCCTCCTCCGGCGCGCACGGCTCCGGCTCGCACCGCTCCCGCGCCGCCGACGGCCCCGGGGAGCCCGGCGCTCCGGCCGCCTCCGGCCGGAGCCCTGAGCAAGCGGCACAGCCGGGCCCCGCGGCCGGCACCACGCACCCGGAAACCGACGACAGCACCACCGCCACCGGCGCCCGGCAGCTCACGGGAGGTGGCCACAAGGCCCGCCTGCCCGCCTCCCGGCGCGTCGCCGACGAACTGCGCGCCGCCTACGCGACGGGACCCCAGCTGTGA
- a CDS encoding type ISP restriction/modification enzyme, with amino-acid sequence MEHLVTVFAREVAAKLRGPGSREDALTTPVETLLRAMGRRQGVSLVAHGQSPIPSLRVRPDFAIGISNRIIGNIELKAPGKGVDPTRWRPKDHDRRQWEKFRALTNVLYTDGTHWALYREGAQVGPTAVLAGDLRAGELTPGPEFEALITRFLHATPPRSDSVGVLVPRIARLCSLLREEVRERLERETRQETGQAFTVLANDWRDLLFPDATREEFADQYAQTLTFALLLARVEGIDLADQPLREVAGKLSKTHSLMGKALAVLTDDALDDLRGVVGTMVQVVSAVDPALFEDRTGDAYLHFYERFLSAYDPKLRQETGTYYTPNEVVDFMVRFTDSLLRERLGRRKGFRDEDVTVVDPATGTGTFLINIIDRVAKDEANELGEGLVPGTLRDLSRRLIGFEKQTGPYAVAELRLSHTFKAHGTEIPEDSLRLHVADTLDDPAVEHHLGFHYEAIAKHRRLANQVKAREQVMVVIGNPPYRRGVKRAGLGRWVAEGNDNDRTAILDRFRGAGPARTQYALDNLYIYFWAWAAWKVFDLPTAEPGSDEGETRPGVIAFITHSGFLDSSGTAGMRQYLRRVADEGWIIGLTPEHSPYPDVGTRVFAGVHREICVAVFVRRGQPHTDEPAVVRRLDVPAGSREAKFAWLDGLTPDGHRSGSGWQECANGWADPFQPAAGSDWSAMPSLEDLLPWHSPGNKNNRSWPVSPDQSTLRERWRALVNAPKARKPNLLKSTRDRHPDKAEPALPGQRASSTLSTETDNSAVLCSYGRMTFDRQWIVADRRVIDFPRPPLWLAQGDRQIHLTELHTEAGRQGPALGFTALLPDMHHFKGTEGGRVTPLYRDPFGNLPNVTPGLAAALSGALGIPVPAEDIFSYTAGVAAHPGYTAHYQQELASRGVRIPLTRDPELWRATVQAGRRVLWLHTFGERCADPSAGRPHGTPRLPDAERPLCRNPIGDTPGGMPETITYDASTRTLTVGTGTISPVPREVWEYRIGGVQVIRKWFGFRKRAPDVERQTPLNDILPDCWPTEYTRELLRVLNVLGLLVKMEPDQAALLSAIDAGPQISSPELTRLGVLPVSPSAKKAPRVPAPSPQDTLDFEPGDPGAPPPRKRPRRPA; translated from the coding sequence GTGGAACATCTCGTGACCGTCTTCGCGCGGGAGGTCGCCGCGAAACTGCGCGGCCCCGGTAGCAGAGAAGACGCACTGACCACACCCGTGGAAACCCTGCTGCGCGCCATGGGCCGCCGACAGGGCGTCTCCCTGGTGGCGCACGGCCAAAGCCCCATCCCCAGCCTGAGAGTCAGACCCGACTTCGCCATCGGAATCAGCAACCGGATCATCGGGAACATCGAGCTGAAAGCTCCCGGCAAAGGGGTCGATCCCACCCGGTGGCGGCCGAAGGACCACGACCGCAGGCAATGGGAGAAATTCCGCGCCCTGACCAATGTGCTGTACACGGACGGCACGCACTGGGCGCTGTACCGCGAAGGGGCACAGGTCGGCCCGACCGCCGTACTGGCCGGCGATCTCCGTGCCGGGGAGCTCACCCCGGGCCCGGAATTCGAGGCACTGATCACGCGATTCCTCCACGCCACCCCGCCGCGCTCGGACAGCGTCGGCGTCCTCGTCCCCCGGATCGCCCGGCTCTGCTCACTGCTGCGCGAGGAGGTACGTGAACGCCTGGAGCGCGAGACCCGCCAGGAGACCGGCCAGGCCTTCACCGTGCTCGCCAACGACTGGCGTGACCTGCTCTTCCCGGACGCCACGCGGGAGGAGTTCGCCGACCAGTACGCCCAGACGCTGACCTTCGCGCTGCTGCTCGCCCGCGTCGAAGGCATCGACCTCGCCGATCAGCCGCTGCGCGAAGTGGCGGGCAAACTGAGCAAGACGCACTCCCTCATGGGCAAGGCCCTCGCCGTGCTCACCGACGACGCGCTCGACGATCTCCGGGGAGTGGTGGGCACGATGGTCCAGGTGGTCTCCGCCGTGGACCCGGCGCTGTTCGAGGACCGGACCGGGGACGCCTACCTGCACTTCTACGAACGCTTTCTGTCCGCGTACGACCCGAAGCTGCGGCAGGAGACGGGCACGTACTACACGCCCAACGAGGTCGTGGACTTCATGGTCCGCTTCACGGACTCCCTGCTGCGGGAACGACTCGGCCGCCGCAAGGGGTTCCGCGACGAGGACGTCACGGTGGTGGACCCGGCGACCGGCACCGGAACGTTCCTCATCAACATCATCGACCGGGTGGCCAAGGACGAGGCGAACGAACTCGGCGAAGGGCTGGTGCCGGGCACCCTGCGGGATCTGTCCCGGCGGCTGATCGGCTTCGAGAAGCAGACCGGGCCGTACGCGGTGGCGGAGCTGCGGCTCAGCCACACGTTCAAGGCCCATGGAACGGAGATCCCCGAGGACTCACTGCGGCTGCACGTGGCGGACACCCTGGACGACCCCGCCGTCGAACACCACCTCGGCTTCCACTACGAGGCCATCGCCAAGCACCGCCGCCTCGCCAACCAGGTCAAGGCACGCGAGCAGGTCATGGTCGTCATCGGCAATCCCCCTTACCGGCGCGGGGTCAAGCGGGCCGGTCTCGGACGGTGGGTGGCCGAGGGCAACGACAACGACCGCACCGCGATCCTCGACCGGTTCCGGGGAGCCGGACCGGCCCGTACCCAGTACGCCCTGGACAACCTCTACATCTACTTCTGGGCGTGGGCGGCCTGGAAGGTCTTCGATCTCCCCACGGCCGAGCCCGGGTCGGACGAGGGGGAGACGCGGCCCGGTGTGATCGCCTTCATCACCCACTCCGGCTTCCTGGACAGTTCGGGCACGGCGGGGATGCGGCAGTATCTGCGCCGGGTGGCCGACGAGGGGTGGATCATCGGCCTGACCCCGGAGCACTCCCCCTACCCGGATGTCGGAACCAGGGTCTTCGCCGGCGTCCACAGGGAGATCTGCGTGGCGGTCTTCGTGCGGCGCGGGCAGCCACACACGGACGAACCGGCCGTGGTACGGCGCTTGGACGTGCCGGCGGGCAGCCGGGAAGCGAAGTTCGCGTGGCTGGACGGGCTGACTCCGGACGGCCACCGGTCGGGGAGCGGGTGGCAGGAGTGCGCGAACGGCTGGGCGGACCCGTTCCAGCCGGCGGCGGGAAGCGATTGGTCGGCGATGCCGTCGCTGGAAGATCTTCTGCCATGGCACAGCCCGGGAAACAAGAACAACCGCAGCTGGCCTGTGTCTCCCGATCAGAGCACACTGCGCGAACGCTGGCGCGCCCTCGTCAATGCTCCCAAGGCACGCAAGCCGAACCTCCTGAAAAGCACGCGGGACAGGCACCCGGACAAGGCCGAGCCGGCGCTGCCCGGTCAGCGAGCGAGTAGCACCCTGAGCACCGAGACGGACAACTCCGCGGTTCTGTGCTCGTACGGCAGGATGACCTTCGATCGACAATGGATCGTGGCGGACCGCCGGGTCATCGACTTTCCCCGTCCGCCGCTGTGGCTCGCGCAGGGCGACCGCCAGATCCATCTCACCGAGTTGCACACCGAAGCGGGACGCCAGGGGCCCGCTCTCGGATTCACCGCGCTGCTCCCCGACATGCACCACTTCAAGGGGACCGAAGGCGGTCGTGTCACCCCCCTCTACCGCGACCCGTTCGGCAACCTCCCGAATGTCACCCCGGGCCTGGCCGCCGCTCTGTCCGGCGCCCTCGGCATCCCCGTACCGGCCGAGGACATCTTCAGCTACACGGCGGGGGTCGCCGCCCACCCCGGCTACACCGCCCACTATCAACAGGAACTGGCCTCCCGGGGAGTCCGCATTCCGCTCACCCGCGATCCCGAACTCTGGCGTGCCACCGTCCAGGCGGGACGGCGCGTTCTGTGGCTGCACACGTTCGGGGAACGCTGTGCCGACCCCTCGGCGGGGCGCCCGCACGGCACCCCGCGCCTCCCGGACGCGGAGCGCCCGTTGTGCCGCAACCCGATCGGGGACACACCGGGCGGCATGCCCGAGACGATCACCTACGACGCGAGCACCCGCACACTGACCGTCGGCACCGGCACGATCAGCCCAGTGCCCCGGGAGGTGTGGGAGTACCGCATCGGCGGTGTCCAGGTGATCCGCAAGTGGTTCGGCTTCCGCAAGCGGGCGCCCGACGTGGAACGGCAGACCCCGCTGAACGACATCCTTCCCGACTGCTGGCCCACCGAGTACACCAGAGAGCTGCTGCGTGTGCTCAACGTCCTGGGCCTGCTGGTGAAGATGGAACCTGATCAGGCGGCTCTGCTGAGCGCGATCGACGCCGGTCCGCAGATCAGCAGCCCCGAACTCACCCGCCTCGGTGTACTGCCGGTGTCCCCGTCCGCGAAGAAGGCACCCCGGGTCCCGGCACCCTCCCCACAGGACACACTGGACTTCGAGCCCGGCGATCCCGGGGCCCCGCCCCCTCGGAAACGCCCTCGCCGACCCGCTTGA
- a CDS encoding putative hydro-lyase, whose amino-acid sequence MSAGAPDTPRALRELAAAGRWNGPTAGILDGHQQANLVIVPRELAYDVLLYCVRNPKPCPVIAVTEPGDPVVRVGTTVADLRTDLPRYRLWRHGEPAGEPHDITPYWRDDSVGFLLGCSHTFEGPLCRAGVPVRYAPGSAAPPVYVTDVPTRPAGRLSGPLVVSMRAIPAALVARAVEITARYPTGHGAPVHIGDPAALGIADLSRPDFGPSPVIEDGDVPVFWACGVTPQLALPAAAPEYAITHAPGHMLVLDHLVDAAPEGQ is encoded by the coding sequence ATGAGCGCCGGGGCCCCCGACACCCCCCGGGCGCTGCGCGAGCTGGCCGCCGCCGGCCGCTGGAACGGCCCCACGGCCGGGATCCTGGACGGCCACCAGCAGGCCAACCTCGTCATCGTCCCGCGCGAACTGGCCTACGACGTCCTGCTGTACTGCGTCCGCAACCCGAAGCCCTGCCCGGTCATCGCGGTGACCGAGCCCGGCGACCCGGTGGTGCGCGTCGGGACGACGGTGGCCGACCTGCGCACCGACCTGCCGCGCTACCGCCTGTGGCGCCACGGCGAACCGGCCGGCGAGCCGCACGACATCACGCCGTACTGGCGCGACGACTCCGTGGGGTTTCTGCTCGGGTGCAGCCACACCTTCGAGGGGCCGCTGTGCCGGGCCGGCGTCCCGGTGCGGTACGCGCCGGGCTCGGCGGCGCCGCCGGTGTACGTCACGGACGTGCCGACCCGGCCGGCCGGACGGCTGTCGGGGCCGCTCGTGGTCAGCATGCGGGCCATCCCGGCCGCGCTGGTCGCGCGCGCCGTCGAGATCACCGCGCGCTACCCGACCGGCCACGGCGCACCCGTCCACATCGGCGACCCGGCGGCCCTGGGCATCGCCGACCTGTCCCGCCCGGACTTCGGACCCTCCCCGGTGATCGAGGACGGCGACGTCCCGGTCTTCTGGGCCTGCGGGGTCACCCCCCAACTCGCCCTCCCGGCCGCGGCCCCGGAGTACGCCATCACCCACGCCCCGGGCCACATGCTGGTCCTGGACCACCTGGTGGACGCGGCACCCGAAGGACAGTGA
- a CDS encoding MFS transporter, which translates to MTSLSTPPPATGERTAGQDSTPRRSRRAAVAAAAGTAIEYYEFGVYGYLAVVIGPHFFPDDDPTASLLATLAVFGSAFLMRPLGGIVLGRLGDRMGRKPVLILTVVGMGTATAAVGLLPTAETVGVAAPIGLLLVRLAQGFFAGGEVTGSATYLAESAPPGRRGFFGAFTPVGVALGGGTAALVAGVLSTVLTEQQLQDFGWRIPFLLSLPLIAVALLARNRLEDSEAFLTTKEEDATAKAPLTEVLTRYRGPVLKVTLLAIGSNCGYWVGLIFMNIYLTSELGYPKSSTFWIMGGISFFVACLMPLFGGLSDTWGRKKVITIGFTGYAVLVVPAMLVMGVGSFPLAVLAMIVLALPMPIVQSVTYPTYAEQFPTRVRYTGLSFSFNIGTIIGGGLTPYLATWLIATTGNLLAPGFLLMGAAAMALLTLRTVPESSKLELT; encoded by the coding sequence ATGACGAGCCTATCAACGCCCCCGCCCGCGACCGGGGAGAGAACAGCGGGTCAGGACAGCACCCCGCGCCGCTCCCGCAGGGCGGCCGTCGCCGCCGCCGCGGGCACGGCCATCGAGTACTACGAGTTCGGCGTCTACGGCTACCTGGCCGTCGTCATCGGACCGCACTTCTTCCCCGACGACGACCCCACCGCCTCGCTGCTGGCCACCCTCGCCGTCTTCGGCAGCGCCTTCCTGATGCGCCCGCTGGGCGGCATCGTGCTCGGCCGGCTCGGTGACCGGATGGGCCGCAAACCCGTGCTGATCCTCACCGTCGTCGGCATGGGCACCGCCACCGCGGCCGTCGGACTGCTGCCCACCGCCGAGACCGTCGGCGTCGCCGCGCCCATCGGGCTCCTCCTGGTACGGCTGGCCCAGGGCTTCTTCGCCGGCGGCGAGGTCACCGGCTCCGCCACCTACCTCGCCGAGTCCGCCCCGCCCGGACGGCGCGGCTTCTTCGGCGCCTTCACCCCCGTCGGCGTCGCGCTCGGCGGCGGAACGGCCGCGCTGGTGGCCGGCGTCCTGAGCACCGTCCTGACCGAACAGCAGCTCCAGGACTTCGGCTGGCGCATCCCCTTCCTGCTCTCCCTGCCGCTCATCGCCGTCGCGCTGCTCGCCCGCAACCGACTTGAGGACTCCGAGGCGTTCCTGACCACCAAGGAGGAGGACGCCACGGCCAAGGCGCCGCTGACCGAGGTGCTCACCCGGTACCGGGGCCCGGTCCTCAAGGTGACGCTGCTGGCGATCGGGTCCAACTGCGGCTACTGGGTCGGCCTGATCTTCATGAACATCTACCTCACCTCGGAACTGGGCTACCCCAAGTCCTCCACCTTCTGGATCATGGGCGGGATCAGCTTCTTCGTGGCCTGCCTGATGCCCCTGTTCGGCGGGCTCTCCGACACCTGGGGCCGCAAGAAGGTCATCACCATCGGCTTCACCGGCTACGCGGTCCTCGTCGTCCCGGCCATGCTCGTCATGGGCGTCGGGAGCTTCCCGCTCGCCGTCCTCGCCATGATCGTCCTCGCCCTGCCGATGCCGATCGTCCAGTCCGTCACCTACCCGACGTACGCCGAACAGTTCCCGACCCGGGTGCGGTACACCGGCCTGTCCTTCAGCTTCAACATCGGCACCATCATCGGCGGCGGCCTCACCCCGTACCTGGCGACCTGGCTCATCGCCACCACCGGCAACCTCCTGGCCCCCGGCTTCCTGCTGATGGGCGCCGCAGCGATGGCGCTGCTCACGCTGCGCACCGTGCCCGAGTCCAGCAAGCTGGAGCTGACATGA
- a CDS encoding VOC family protein yields the protein MTTQPTGLVPFHLAIPVDDIEAARQFYGTVLGFTEGRSDTKWIDWNFGGHQVVTHQVGDGPSGTPRDGVAGTNPVDGHQVPVPHFGLVLPVEEFKALAERLTAIGTAFVIEPYVRFEGEPGEQWTMFFLDPAGNAMEFKAFADLEQLFAV from the coding sequence ATGACCACCCAGCCCACCGGCCTCGTCCCCTTCCACCTCGCCATCCCGGTCGACGACATCGAAGCGGCCCGCCAGTTCTACGGAACGGTGCTCGGCTTCACCGAGGGCCGCTCGGACACCAAGTGGATCGACTGGAACTTCGGCGGCCACCAGGTCGTCACCCACCAGGTCGGCGACGGCCCCTCCGGCACCCCCCGGGACGGCGTCGCCGGCACCAACCCGGTCGACGGCCACCAGGTCCCGGTGCCGCACTTCGGACTGGTGCTGCCCGTCGAGGAGTTCAAGGCGCTGGCCGAGCGGCTCACCGCGATCGGCACCGCGTTCGTCATCGAGCCCTACGTCCGCTTCGAGGGCGAGCCCGGCGAGCAGTGGACGATGTTCTTCCTCGACCCGGCCGGCAACGCCATGGAGTTCAAGGCGTTTGCCGACCTGGAGCAGCTCTTCGCCGTCTGA
- a CDS encoding 5-oxoprolinase subunit C family protein, whose translation MTTGTITTPTTGTTGTLTVAAAGVATTVQDLGRTGLAHLGVPTAGPADRRSFTLANRLVGNPENTPALEMTLGGLELTLSTARYAAVTGAPAPVTVNGVRVPDPTLVHLPAGARLAIGRPWAGCRTYLAVCGGVEATRVLGSASRDSLTGLGPPPLAAGTVLGLGPARPVPGVPVELAFSAVPVDGAVTARFRWGPRDDLFDAADRQRLTATTWRISAQTDRVGARLTGPPLAIGSVHLPSEGTVRGAIQIPPSGEPIVFLSDHPVTGGYPVIGVVTDTDIDLVGQTLPGDELRLVPAR comes from the coding sequence ATGACCACCGGCACCATCACCACCCCCACCACCGGAACCACCGGCACCCTGACCGTCGCGGCGGCCGGCGTCGCCACCACCGTCCAGGACCTGGGCCGTACCGGGCTCGCCCACCTCGGCGTGCCCACCGCCGGGCCCGCCGACCGGCGCAGCTTCACGCTCGCCAACCGCCTGGTCGGCAACCCCGAGAACACCCCCGCCCTCGAAATGACCCTCGGCGGACTGGAGCTCACGCTCTCGACGGCCCGGTACGCGGCCGTCACCGGGGCCCCGGCGCCGGTGACGGTGAACGGCGTCCGCGTCCCGGACCCCACCCTCGTGCACCTGCCCGCCGGTGCCCGCCTCGCCATCGGACGCCCCTGGGCCGGCTGCCGCACGTACCTGGCGGTCTGCGGCGGTGTCGAGGCCACCCGCGTCCTGGGCTCCGCCTCCCGCGACTCCCTCACCGGCCTCGGGCCCCCGCCCCTGGCCGCCGGTACGGTGCTGGGCCTGGGCCCCGCCCGCCCGGTCCCCGGCGTCCCGGTCGAACTGGCCTTCAGCGCCGTACCGGTCGACGGCGCCGTCACCGCCAGGTTCCGATGGGGGCCGCGCGATGACCTGTTCGACGCGGCCGACCGGCAGCGGCTGACCGCCACCACCTGGCGGATCTCCGCCCAGACCGACCGTGTCGGCGCCCGCCTCACCGGGCCGCCGCTGGCCATCGGCTCCGTACACCTGCCCAGCGAGGGCACGGTGCGCGGCGCCATCCAGATCCCGCCGTCCGGCGAGCCGATCGTGTTCCTCTCCGACCATCCCGTCACCGGCGGCTACCCGGTCATCGGGGTGGTCACGGACACCGACATCGACCTCGTCGGCCAGACCCTGCCCGGGGACGAGCTGCGCCTCGTACCGGCCCGCTGA
- a CDS encoding 5-oxoprolinase subunit B family protein gives MTGAAAGGARLRRAGDRGWLVECPGHRPAELALAIRAASWAAELREVVPAATTVLVVAEHAAAMERLAGRLTRLLDAAAVGDGGDGIRSGPRAAARTVVIPVRYDGADLDAVAARAGLTRAEAVRRHTGGRHTVAFFGFAPGFAYLDGLPEPLRLPRLDSPRARVPAGVVAIAGNQTVVYPGGTPGGWHQIGVTTTRLWDVDATPPNRLAIGDRVVFEAVGP, from the coding sequence GTGACGGGCGCGGCTGCCGGCGGGGCGCGGCTGCGGCGGGCGGGTGACCGCGGCTGGCTGGTCGAGTGTCCCGGCCACCGCCCCGCCGAACTGGCCCTGGCCATCCGGGCCGCGTCCTGGGCCGCCGAGCTGCGGGAGGTCGTCCCGGCCGCCACCACCGTGCTGGTGGTGGCCGAACACGCCGCCGCCATGGAGCGGCTGGCCGGCCGGCTGACCAGGCTCCTCGACGCGGCGGCGGTCGGTGACGGCGGGGACGGCATACGCTCCGGGCCGCGGGCCGCCGCCCGTACCGTGGTGATCCCGGTCCGCTACGACGGCGCCGACCTCGACGCGGTCGCCGCCCGCGCCGGCCTCACCCGGGCCGAGGCCGTGCGCCGGCACACCGGCGGCCGGCACACCGTCGCCTTCTTCGGCTTCGCCCCCGGATTCGCCTACCTCGACGGCCTCCCCGAACCCCTGCGGCTGCCCCGGCTGGACAGCCCGCGCGCCCGGGTCCCGGCCGGCGTGGTCGCCATAGCCGGGAACCAGACCGTCGTCTACCCCGGCGGAACCCCGGGCGGCTGGCACCAGATCGGGGTCACCACCACGCGGCTGTGGGACGTGGACGCCACCCCGCCGAACCGCCTCGCCATCGGCGACCGCGTCGTCTTCGAGGCGGTCGGCCCATGA
- a CDS encoding 5-oxoprolinase subunit PxpA codes for MTALALNTDVGEGFGAWGPDDEGPLLDRVTAANVACGFHAGDPDILRRTCADAAARGVAIGAQVSYRDLAGFGRRFIEVPPATLVNELLYQMGALEVFARLAGSRISYVKAHGALYNAAARHAGHASAIVEAVTLYDRELPLLCQPRTEVWDRALIAGVRPLAEAFVDRGYTDEGLLVPRSQPGAVITDPAEAARRALRMAQTGTVLSVNGRAVPVAPDGGDIAALCVHSDTPGAVAIAAAVREALAAGGVTVGTPAELPGGAGASVEVTAEVTP; via the coding sequence ATGACCGCGCTCGCCCTCAACACCGATGTCGGCGAAGGCTTCGGCGCCTGGGGCCCGGACGACGAGGGGCCGCTGCTCGACCGGGTCACCGCCGCCAACGTCGCCTGCGGATTCCACGCCGGGGACCCCGACATCCTGCGCCGCACGTGCGCGGACGCCGCCGCCCGGGGGGTCGCGATCGGCGCGCAGGTCTCCTACCGCGACCTGGCCGGCTTCGGCCGGCGCTTCATCGAGGTGCCGCCCGCCACGCTGGTCAACGAACTGCTGTACCAGATGGGCGCGCTGGAGGTCTTCGCCCGGCTGGCCGGGAGCCGGATCAGCTATGTGAAGGCCCACGGAGCGCTCTACAACGCGGCGGCCCGGCACGCCGGGCACGCCTCGGCCATCGTCGAGGCCGTCACCCTCTACGACCGGGAGCTGCCGCTGCTGTGCCAGCCGCGCACCGAGGTCTGGGACCGCGCGCTGATCGCCGGAGTGCGGCCCCTGGCCGAGGCGTTCGTGGACCGCGGCTACACCGACGAGGGCCTGCTCGTCCCGCGCTCCCAGCCCGGCGCCGTGATCACGGACCCGGCCGAGGCGGCGCGGCGCGCGCTGCGGATGGCGCAGACGGGAACGGTGCTCTCGGTGAACGGCCGCGCGGTGCCGGTCGCCCCGGACGGCGGGGACATCGCGGCGCTGTGCGTGCACAGCGACACCCCCGGCGCGGTCGCCATCGCCGCCGCCGTACGGGAGGCCCTGGCGGCGGGCGGGGTCACCGTAGGCACCCCGGCCGAACTCCCGGGCGGGGCGGGCGCGTCGGTGGAGGTCACGGCGGAGGTCACGCCGTGA
- a CDS encoding GntR family transcriptional regulator — MSRADRTLRGDAGGADAVTSELRRLVVEGVYPPGHRLVQDELADRFGVSRIPLREAMRTLISEGLLRSTPGRGTFVTVLDLEEIDEVYNLRRLIEPSFAEHVAERVSRRDISRFEEMVDRMDRVAETGADSWSRTNLAFHLDMYRLSRLPLRYEIIAQMYHRLEPYSRFYVHGTCAYDRVQSEHAAMVQALADGDAAELARQITAHIDGGQQGLHTAWENSSGTIADYWAESGR; from the coding sequence ATGAGCCGAGCAGACCGAACTCTCCGGGGTGACGCGGGCGGTGCCGACGCCGTCACCAGTGAGCTGCGCCGACTGGTGGTCGAGGGCGTCTACCCGCCCGGGCACCGCCTGGTGCAGGACGAACTCGCCGACCGCTTCGGCGTGAGCCGCATCCCGCTGCGCGAGGCCATGCGCACCCTGATCAGCGAGGGCCTGCTGCGCTCGACACCGGGCCGCGGCACCTTCGTGACGGTGCTCGACCTGGAGGAGATCGACGAGGTCTACAACCTGCGCCGGCTGATCGAGCCGAGCTTCGCCGAGCACGTCGCCGAGCGCGTGTCGCGGCGCGACATCAGCCGGTTCGAGGAGATGGTGGACCGCATGGACCGCGTCGCCGAGACCGGCGCGGACTCCTGGTCCCGTACCAACCTCGCCTTCCACCTCGACATGTACCGGCTCTCCCGGCTGCCGCTGCGCTACGAGATCATCGCGCAGATGTACCACCGCCTGGAGCCGTACTCGCGGTTCTACGTGCACGGCACCTGCGCCTACGACCGCGTCCAGAGCGAACACGCCGCCATGGTCCAGGCACTGGCCGACGGCGACGCCGCCGAACTCGCCCGGCAGATCACCGCCCACATCGACGGCGGCCAGCAAGGGCTGCACACCGCCTGGGAGAACAGCAGCGGCACCATCGCGGACTACTGGGCGGAGTCCGGCCGATGA